The following proteins are co-located in the Ignavibacteria bacterium genome:
- the ftsA gene encoding cell division protein FtsA yields MKKNIIAGLDIGTTKTCAVIAEMGSLNKLDILGFGVSQSEGMHRGTVANINKTSESIRQAVSIAENQAGLKINAVNIGVAGIHISSMRYRNYVTINNPDREITESDLERLFNDVKMIRIPSDYFILHVIPEEYFIDDQGGIKSPIGMCGTRLEAANHIVLAQNTATTSLSKSVERAGLKVNQMILQPLASANAVLDENEKELGVAMIDIGGGTTDLAVYINGSIRHSKVIGVAGSQVTSDIRSAFNVVTEQAEKLKIEYGYASPKAVIKEQDIYIQSGGPRAPIRISVGVLTQVIYLRMKELFMLIDHELKMAKLKDQIRAGIILTGGGSLIRGCEELAIEVFGLPSRIGMPLDLGGGLAQKVENPVYSTAVGLLLGGIDTVNLKESHNYVSFRRPNGSVIKKFGQKIKKFFDEM; encoded by the coding sequence ATGAAAAAAAATATTATTGCCGGATTAGACATCGGAACGACAAAAACCTGTGCAGTCATTGCCGAAATGGGGAGTCTTAATAAGTTAGACATTCTCGGATTTGGCGTGTCACAATCCGAAGGAATGCACAGGGGCACAGTAGCCAATATTAATAAAACTTCTGAATCAATTCGCCAAGCTGTTAGCATTGCTGAAAATCAGGCAGGATTGAAGATTAATGCAGTTAACATTGGCGTTGCCGGAATTCACATCAGCAGTATGCGGTATCGAAATTATGTTACTATTAATAATCCAGATCGTGAGATCACAGAAAGCGATCTTGAAAGATTATTCAACGACGTAAAAATGATTCGTATACCATCTGATTACTTTATTCTTCATGTAATTCCAGAGGAATATTTTATAGATGACCAAGGAGGAATAAAAAGCCCTATCGGCATGTGCGGCACTCGATTAGAAGCTGCGAATCACATTGTCTTAGCACAAAATACTGCTACAACGAGTTTATCAAAATCTGTGGAACGAGCAGGATTAAAAGTTAATCAAATGATACTTCAACCATTGGCATCCGCAAATGCTGTACTTGACGAAAACGAAAAAGAACTTGGTGTGGCGATGATTGATATTGGTGGAGGCACAACTGATTTAGCAGTTTATATAAATGGTTCAATTCGTCATTCAAAAGTAATTGGTGTAGCAGGGAGCCAAGTGACGAGCGACATTCGAAGTGCATTCAACGTTGTAACCGAACAAGCGGAGAAGTTGAAAATTGAATATGGATATGCGAGTCCTAAAGCTGTAATCAAAGAACAAGATATTTACATCCAAAGCGGCGGACCACGAGCACCGATTCGTATTTCCGTCGGAGTTTTAACTCAAGTCATTTATTTAAGAATGAAGGAGTTATTCATGCTTATTGATCATGAATTGAAAATGGCGAAATTAAAAGATCAAATTCGTGCTGGAATTATTTTAACTGGCGGAGGTTCGCTTATAAGAGGTTGTGAAGAACTAGCAATTGAAGTATTCGGACTTCCTTCACGCATTGGAATGCCGCTCGATCTCGGAGGCGGTCTTGCACAAAAAGTGGAAAATCCTGTTTACTCAACTGCAGTCGGACTGCTCTTGGGTGGAATCGATACAGTAAATTTAAAAGAATCTCACAACTATGTTTCATTTCGCAGGCCCAATGGCAGCGTGATAAAAAAGTTCGGACAAAAAATAAAAAAGTTTTTCGATGAAATGTAA
- the rfbB gene encoding dTDP-glucose 4,6-dehydratase: MKNILVTGAAGFIGSNFVKLLFTKKDNFKVIVLDKLTYAGNIKNLEDVDKNANFKFYKGDICNSEFVEYIISQENIDMLINFAAESHVDRSILSSYEFINTNVIGTNVLLEAARKFELNRFVQISTDEVYGSLGKEGKFSELTPLSPNSPYSSSKASADLLVRAYHNTYNVPTLITRCSNNYGLFQFPEKLIPLMIINALNNKPLPVYGDGMNVRDWIFVEDHCEAIYDVATKGKVGEIYNIGANTEKPNIEIVKLILKELGKDESLINYVKDRPGHDRRYAIDSSKIEKELGWKPKHNFENAIRKTIEWYLTNKKWWEEIISGDYQNYYKQWYIER, encoded by the coding sequence TTGAAAAACATATTAGTAACTGGCGCTGCAGGTTTTATCGGCAGCAATTTTGTTAAACTCCTTTTTACAAAAAAAGACAACTTTAAAGTTATTGTTCTTGATAAATTAACCTATGCCGGAAACATTAAAAATCTTGAGGATGTAGATAAAAACGCAAATTTCAAATTTTATAAAGGAGATATTTGCAATTCCGAATTTGTTGAATATATCATTTCTCAAGAAAATATTGATATGCTGATTAACTTTGCAGCTGAGTCTCACGTCGATAGAAGTATTCTAAGTTCTTATGAATTCATAAATACGAATGTGATTGGCACAAATGTTCTTCTCGAAGCTGCACGGAAATTTGAGTTGAACCGCTTTGTCCAAATTTCAACCGACGAAGTTTATGGCTCACTTGGGAAAGAAGGGAAGTTCTCTGAGTTAACTCCACTCTCACCAAATAGTCCTTACAGTTCATCAAAAGCAAGTGCAGATTTGTTAGTCAGAGCTTACCATAACACTTATAATGTTCCAACTCTAATTACCCGGTGTTCAAATAATTACGGACTATTTCAATTCCCTGAGAAGCTGATTCCGCTAATGATTATCAACGCCCTGAATAATAAACCTCTACCGGTTTATGGGGACGGAATGAACGTTAGAGATTGGATTTTTGTGGAAGATCATTGCGAAGCGATCTATGACGTCGCCACTAAAGGAAAAGTTGGAGAGATCTACAACATTGGTGCAAATACAGAAAAACCGAATATTGAAATCGTTAAATTGATTTTGAAAGAATTGGGCAAAGACGAAAGTTTGATCAATTATGTTAAAGATAGACCAGGACACGACAGAAGATATGCAATTGATTCATCGAAAATTGAAAAAGAACTTGGGTGGAAACCGAAACACAATTTTGAAAATGCGATTCGCAAAACCATTGAATGGTATTTGACCAATAAAAAATGGTGGGAGGAAATAATCTCCGGCGATTATCAGAACTATTACAAACAGTGGTATATTGAAAGGTAA
- a CDS encoding nucleotide sugar dehydrogenase produces the protein MSTLEQKLNTKKAVIGVVGLGYVGLPLAVEFAVKGFKTLGIDVDQSKVESINNGKNYIQDIKDADFNKAVRNKKLTAENHFLSIPECDVIYICVPTPFTENKEPDISFIVHAAKEVAKGLRYNHLIILKSTTFPNTTEGYVQPILEKTGLKVGKDFYLAFSPERIDPGNQVWTTKNTPVVVGGVTKKCTKLAALANSKIISKVVEVSNPKVAEMEKLLENIFRSVNIALVNELALLCDRMGGINMWEVIESASTKPFGFMPFYPGPGIGGHCILIDPYYLEWQARSYDFITKFITLAAETNENMPFYVKSMILREMSQMNKSINKAKILFLGAAFKKDVDDTRHSPAIKVMELLLKDYQVDLMYNDPFVPEIEINGLKLKSKKLSKDLIKKADLVVIVTNHSAYNYDMIVKNAKRVIDTRNATKNVKSGREKIVLLGSGNKKGYSV, from the coding sequence ATGAGTACTCTTGAACAAAAATTAAATACTAAAAAAGCTGTAATCGGAGTAGTTGGGCTTGGGTATGTCGGCTTGCCTCTCGCAGTTGAATTTGCTGTAAAAGGATTTAAGACGCTCGGCATTGATGTCGATCAATCCAAAGTTGAGTCAATAAACAACGGAAAGAATTATATTCAGGACATTAAAGATGCGGATTTCAATAAAGCAGTCAGGAACAAAAAATTAACTGCTGAAAATCACTTTCTCTCAATTCCTGAATGCGATGTGATTTATATTTGCGTTCCTACTCCATTCACAGAGAACAAAGAACCGGATATTTCATTCATTGTTCATGCTGCTAAAGAAGTAGCAAAAGGATTGAGGTACAATCATTTAATAATTCTTAAAAGTACTACCTTTCCAAATACAACTGAAGGGTATGTGCAGCCAATTTTGGAAAAAACCGGATTGAAAGTTGGAAAGGACTTTTACTTAGCTTTTTCACCGGAGAGAATCGATCCCGGTAATCAAGTTTGGACGACAAAAAATACTCCAGTAGTAGTCGGCGGCGTTACAAAGAAATGCACAAAACTTGCTGCACTGGCAAATTCAAAAATTATTTCAAAAGTTGTGGAAGTGTCGAATCCAAAAGTTGCCGAAATGGAAAAACTCTTAGAAAATATTTTTAGGAGTGTAAACATCGCGCTTGTGAACGAATTAGCTCTGCTCTGTGATCGTATGGGTGGAATTAATATGTGGGAAGTGATCGAATCTGCATCGACCAAACCTTTTGGATTTATGCCTTTTTATCCTGGTCCTGGAATTGGAGGACATTGCATTTTAATTGATCCTTATTATTTAGAATGGCAGGCGAGATCCTACGACTTCATAACAAAATTCATTACGCTCGCAGCTGAAACAAATGAAAACATGCCTTTCTACGTTAAGTCGATGATCCTTCGTGAAATGAGTCAGATGAATAAGTCCATCAACAAAGCAAAAATTCTTTTTTTAGGTGCAGCTTTTAAAAAAGATGTTGATGACACGCGTCACTCACCTGCAATAAAAGTAATGGAACTTCTCCTAAAAGATTACCAAGTTGATTTAATGTATAATGACCCGTTTGTACCAGAAATCGAAATCAATGGATTGAAGTTAAAATCAAAGAAATTGTCAAAAGACTTAATTAAAAAAGCCGATTTAGTAGTAATTGTGACAAATCATTCCGCATACAATTATGACATGATTGTTAAAAATGCGAAAAGAGTTATTGATACACGCAATGCAACAAAAAATGTAAAATCTGGTCGCGAAAAAATTGTTCTGTTAGGTTCAGGTAATAAAAAGGGGTATTCGGTTTGA
- a CDS encoding glycosyltransferase → MKISVVMATYNGEKYIEKQLDSLISQSRLPDEIVIHDDHSIDKTYDIISEFITKKARNYPISIILKKNSENLGFARNFKNAIDSSSGDLILLSDQDDIFTTEKIKSIEDFMNHDEQIKVLISAFKMIDDKDKLISGIRPFKISKPVTTKELLKGNSYPGCTIAFRSELKQYLNYFNDKMFAHDWFLLLLASVLNKNSIYYSNNPLVFYRMHSENTLGLNYNYQIRYTLIERMEGLRRTNCFLQELINIFKWKNLPNTSNDLFYNQIHLNEMRINFLEGKMSLIKLLPKIFLYQNVKMFLGDLVYKMKLRKK, encoded by the coding sequence ATGAAAATCTCGGTGGTAATGGCTACATACAATGGTGAGAAGTATATTGAGAAGCAGTTAGATTCGTTGATATCGCAAAGCAGACTTCCGGACGAAATCGTAATTCACGATGATCACTCGATTGACAAGACCTATGACATCATTTCAGAGTTTATAACTAAAAAAGCTCGTAATTACCCTATTTCAATCATTCTTAAAAAAAATAGTGAGAATTTGGGATTCGCAAGAAATTTTAAGAATGCAATCGATTCTTCTTCAGGCGATCTCATATTGCTGAGCGACCAGGATGATATTTTTACAACGGAGAAAATAAAATCCATTGAAGATTTCATGAATCATGATGAGCAAATAAAGGTATTGATTTCTGCTTTTAAAATGATTGATGACAAGGATAAATTGATTTCGGGAATACGGCCATTTAAAATTAGCAAACCAGTAACAACGAAAGAATTATTAAAAGGGAATTCTTACCCTGGATGCACAATCGCCTTCAGGTCTGAATTAAAACAATATCTCAATTATTTTAACGACAAAATGTTTGCTCATGACTGGTTTTTGCTTCTACTAGCAAGTGTTCTTAATAAAAATTCCATATACTATTCTAATAACCCTTTAGTGTTTTATAGAATGCACTCGGAAAATACGCTTGGCCTCAATTATAACTACCAAATAAGATATACTTTGATAGAAAGAATGGAGGGGCTTAGAAGAACTAACTGTTTCTTACAAGAGTTAATTAATATCTTCAAATGGAAGAACCTTCCCAACACGAGTAATGATTTATTCTATAATCAAATACACTTAAACGAAATGCGAATCAATTTCTTAGAGGGTAAAATGAGTCTAATAAAACTTCTACCAAAAATATTCCTATATCAAAATGTGAAAATGTTTCTTGGCGATCTTGTTTATAAGATGAAGTTGAGAAAAAAGTGA
- a CDS encoding UDP-N-acetylglucosamine 2-epimerase (non-hydrolyzing) → MKKVISVVGARPNFMKVAPLHRAFQKYNDQVQHLICHTGQHYDVNMSKVFFEELELPKPDFYLGVGSGSHAEQTAKIMIEFEKVLLKEKPNLVIVVGDVNSTVACSLVAVKLGIKVAHVEAGLRSFDRTMPEEINRLLTDSIADYLFITEVSGVQNLSNEGIDEGKVFFVGNCMIDSLINYLPKIDRSKILTEMSLASREYIVVTLHRPSNVDDPSNIKEIFSQFSSLAENYKIVFPIHPRTRKNLEHAGLTDIHKNILLIDPIGYIDFVNLVKNSALVLTDSGGIQEETTYLKIPCLTLRDNTERPITTTLGTNKLIGTNYNKIYDEAHSRLNKKQTDSSIPPLWDGKAGERIAEILVKNLN, encoded by the coding sequence TTGAAAAAAGTTATCAGTGTAGTTGGTGCGCGTCCGAATTTTATGAAGGTCGCCCCGCTCCATCGGGCGTTTCAAAAATATAATGATCAAGTTCAGCATTTGATTTGTCACACAGGGCAGCATTATGATGTTAACATGTCAAAAGTTTTTTTTGAAGAGCTCGAACTTCCAAAACCGGATTTTTATTTAGGGGTCGGCTCAGGCTCGCATGCTGAGCAAACTGCAAAAATTATGATTGAATTTGAAAAAGTCCTTCTAAAAGAGAAACCAAATTTAGTTATCGTAGTTGGAGATGTTAATTCTACGGTTGCCTGCAGTCTTGTTGCTGTGAAACTCGGAATTAAAGTCGCTCATGTGGAAGCCGGCCTTAGAAGTTTTGATAGAACAATGCCTGAAGAAATAAACAGATTACTCACGGATTCAATAGCAGATTATCTTTTCATTACAGAAGTAAGTGGTGTACAGAATTTATCTAATGAAGGAATTGATGAAGGCAAGGTTTTCTTTGTCGGAAACTGTATGATTGATTCACTCATAAATTATCTGCCGAAAATTGATAGATCGAAGATTCTCACTGAAATGTCTCTCGCCAGCAGGGAATATATTGTAGTAACATTGCATCGTCCAAGCAATGTTGATGATCCTTCAAACATAAAAGAAATATTTTCACAATTCTCAAGTCTCGCAGAGAATTACAAAATTGTATTTCCGATTCATCCTAGGACTCGAAAGAACCTCGAACATGCTGGATTGACCGATATCCACAAAAATATTTTATTAATCGACCCAATTGGCTATATTGATTTTGTAAATCTCGTAAAAAATTCTGCTTTAGTGCTTACAGATTCAGGCGGAATTCAGGAGGAAACGACTTATCTAAAAATTCCATGTTTGACTTTACGAGACAATACAGAAAGACCGATTACAACTACTTTAGGTACAAATAAACTGATCGGAACGAATTACAACAAAATTTATGATGAAGCTCACTCTCGTCTCAATAAAAAGCAAACGGATTCCTCCATTCCGCCTCTATGGGATGGAAAAGCCGGAGAGAGAATAGCAGAGATCCTCGTAAAGAATTTAAATTGA
- a CDS encoding HAD family phosphatase produces MMIKAVLFDMDGVIVDSLHYHYLAWDKMFGDRGGKVSKQTVLLHEGRNSFEILPILMEESGVRIPEEEHDKFILEKREYYRSIVQLTYYPNVFETISELRNRGFLTALVTASARKNMEKSINGERQKLFDVIVTAEDVLKAKPNPDPFIKAQELLGVTAEQCVVIENAPLGIESAKNAGMKCIAVETTLGKDYLQKADFIVNSIEEILGFFPMLEK; encoded by the coding sequence ATTATGATTAAAGCAGTTTTGTTTGACATGGATGGAGTGATCGTTGATTCACTTCATTATCATTACTTAGCATGGGATAAAATGTTCGGTGACCGAGGAGGAAAGGTTTCAAAACAAACTGTTCTGCTTCATGAAGGAAGAAATTCATTTGAAATACTTCCGATACTTATGGAAGAATCAGGCGTTAGAATTCCAGAAGAAGAACACGACAAATTTATTTTAGAGAAAAGAGAATATTATCGTTCAATAGTTCAGTTGACTTACTATCCAAATGTGTTTGAGACAATCAGTGAATTACGAAATCGTGGTTTTCTGACTGCTTTGGTTACCGCTTCAGCAAGAAAGAATATGGAAAAATCGATTAATGGTGAACGGCAAAAACTATTCGATGTAATCGTAACTGCCGAGGACGTATTGAAGGCAAAGCCAAATCCAGATCCATTTATAAAAGCCCAGGAATTACTCGGCGTGACTGCTGAACAATGTGTCGTGATTGAAAACGCTCCACTTGGTATTGAATCTGCCAAAAATGCTGGGATGAAATGCATCGCAGTCGAAACAACTCTTGGTAAAGATTATTTGCAGAAGGCAGATTTCATCGTTAACTCAATTGAAGAAATACTCGGCTTTTTTCCGATGTTGGAAAAATAG
- a CDS encoding glycosyltransferase family 4 protein, protein MKLNIFIRHHINPSNYYRIYQYLNYIKEFHVVNVISSFPSFYYKYLGKCSKNKFLSILLKVITYPIVQLKLCLKISLMIFHPRSILFIQREIYPRRLGFIQKKILSRLINRNKIIWDIDDNILAINETSKAEFNLLSEKSASIIVCHQFLKDCLDKKYINKVVFLPTSDVECAEFDLESANQKRLIDYPKTVTLGWLGTFNNLRFLEKILIYLDKSAGVLQKEFGKELILRIVSDTRLEASANFIKINNILWTREVAVDELKNIHIGLMPLDDNEITKGKCAFKAVQYMGFGIPVIASDVGFNREVIEDDRCGYLIKNNRTWSEKIIQLSTNENRWVQFSNSARSKWLNDFNTDDIVKKIIKIIGR, encoded by the coding sequence ATGAAGCTAAACATTTTCATTCGACACCATATCAATCCATCAAATTACTATAGAATATATCAGTATCTAAATTATATAAAAGAATTTCATGTTGTAAATGTTATAAGCAGTTTTCCTTCGTTTTACTACAAGTATCTTGGCAAGTGTTCTAAAAATAAATTTCTGAGCATTTTATTAAAAGTTATCACCTACCCTATCGTCCAATTGAAATTATGCCTCAAAATTTCTCTAATGATATTTCATCCTAGGTCTATACTATTTATCCAGCGGGAGATATATCCACGGCGGCTTGGATTTATTCAAAAGAAAATCTTAAGCAGACTTATAAATCGGAACAAAATAATTTGGGATATAGATGATAATATTCTCGCAATAAATGAAACATCAAAAGCTGAATTCAACCTGTTAAGCGAAAAGTCTGCTTCGATAATTGTTTGTCATCAGTTTTTGAAGGACTGCTTGGATAAAAAATATATCAATAAAGTTGTCTTCTTACCTACAAGTGATGTTGAATGTGCTGAATTCGATTTAGAATCAGCAAATCAAAAAAGATTAATTGATTATCCGAAGACAGTAACCCTCGGATGGTTAGGCACATTTAATAATCTCCGGTTCTTAGAAAAAATTTTAATTTATTTAGATAAAAGTGCTGGGGTCTTGCAAAAAGAATTTGGTAAAGAACTCATATTAAGAATAGTCTCAGATACTCGTCTCGAAGCGAGTGCAAATTTCATAAAGATAAATAACATTTTATGGACACGAGAAGTAGCAGTCGATGAATTGAAAAATATTCACATCGGCTTGATGCCATTGGACGATAACGAAATAACAAAAGGAAAATGTGCTTTTAAGGCAGTACAATACATGGGATTTGGAATACCCGTAATCGCTTCAGACGTTGGATTCAATCGGGAAGTAATTGAGGATGATCGTTGTGGTTATTTGATAAAAAACAACAGAACCTGGTCGGAAAAAATTATTCAACTCTCAACAAATGAAAATCGATGGGTGCAATTTTCGAACAGCGCTCGTAGTAAATGGCTAAATGATTTCAATACCGACGATATTGTGAAAAAGATCATTAAGATAATAGGACGATAA
- a CDS encoding flippase has protein sequence MILKRITDQLKRQDRRKIIENFFSLSFLQVANYILPLITLPYLVRVLGPAKFGLNAFAQSFMLYFIFITDFGFNLSATREISIHRENNKKVSEIFISVYVIKAVLFLISFAIFLFLITFVEQFIEEKLFFFLSFLTVIGWILFPQWFFQGVEKMKFIAIVNFISKLIFTVTVFIFIRKVDDYMVLPVLNFIGLLVSGIISLIIVFSTYRIIVKIPSFEVIKQQFISGLQIFISNVAMNLYTTSNSVILGFLTSNTIVGYYSAAERIFKAFQFLGIPLYQAIFPHFSKLISENREEAIRQFNKLFKYAMLITSILSMVIFFSSPIIIKILLGDEYASSILIFSILSLGLTISWGNYTLGIHGLINFGHEKTFSKIVLIFGISHIFVLVIAISLFGYLSVPIMWIFTELMIFLSVFYCLKKLKIIQLNFGY, from the coding sequence TTGATACTTAAACGAATTACCGATCAGCTTAAACGGCAGGATAGAAGAAAAATAATAGAGAATTTTTTTTCGTTGTCATTCCTTCAGGTTGCAAATTATATACTTCCGCTCATTACACTTCCTTATCTGGTTCGTGTTTTAGGACCGGCAAAATTTGGTCTGAATGCATTTGCTCAATCTTTTATGTTATATTTTATTTTTATAACAGATTTTGGATTTAATTTATCTGCAACACGTGAAATTTCTATTCATCGGGAAAACAACAAAAAAGTTTCAGAAATTTTTATATCTGTTTATGTCATTAAAGCCGTACTTTTTTTAATCTCCTTTGCGATCTTTCTTTTTCTCATCACTTTCGTTGAACAGTTCATTGAGGAGAAACTATTTTTCTTCCTTAGCTTTTTAACTGTTATTGGCTGGATACTCTTTCCCCAATGGTTCTTCCAAGGCGTCGAAAAGATGAAATTCATCGCTATTGTTAACTTCATCTCGAAACTCATTTTTACAGTAACTGTTTTTATTTTCATTCGAAAAGTGGACGACTACATGGTTCTTCCAGTTCTAAATTTCATTGGACTATTGGTTTCAGGAATAATTTCGTTGATAATCGTTTTTAGTACGTACAGAATAATTGTCAAGATACCTTCGTTTGAAGTAATCAAACAGCAATTTATTTCCGGACTGCAAATTTTCATTTCGAACGTTGCTATGAATCTTTACACAACTAGTAATAGCGTTATTTTAGGATTTTTAACTAGTAATACGATTGTTGGGTATTACTCTGCAGCCGAGAGAATATTTAAAGCATTTCAATTTCTTGGTATTCCTCTATATCAGGCGATATTTCCACATTTCTCAAAGCTTATTAGTGAAAACCGAGAGGAAGCAATTAGGCAGTTTAATAAGCTATTCAAATACGCAATGCTGATAACTTCAATTTTATCGATGGTAATCTTTTTTTCATCTCCCATAATTATTAAGATACTCTTAGGCGATGAATATGCTAGCAGTATTTTAATCTTTTCGATTTTATCGCTTGGATTGACTATTAGCTGGGGTAATTACACACTTGGAATTCACGGTTTGATTAACTTCGGACATGAAAAAACATTTTCAAAAATCGTCTTAATATTTGGGATAAGTCATATATTTGTATTAGTAATCGCAATAAGCTTATTTGGTTATTTATCTGTTCCTATTATGTGGATCTTTACAGAACTGATGATTTTCTTATCTGTGTTTTATTGTCTAAAAAAATTGAAAATCATTCAGCTCAACTTCGGGTACTAA
- the ftsZ gene encoding cell division protein FtsZ, with protein sequence MTQHRLDHEETRLRKYSIVIDREESPIAKIRVVGIGGGGCNAIDSMMRRGLTGVDFIAINTDAQVLERNPAPHKIQIGRTITKGLGAGGDVTVGQKAMEEDRDKVAAALANSDMVFVTTGLGGGTGTGGSPILASIARSAGSLVVGIVTKPFKWEGAPRMQNAEKGLSALKDHVDSLIVIPNERLFAIIDKKTSCFDIFDKPNEVLYDATKGISDVIIKKGVINVDFADIRTAMRQGGDTLMGCGRAKGENKAIEAANRAITSPLLEGLDIRGSRNVLVNITGSGNLSMDEVQAAMKTITEAVGENAYVKFGVVHDESFNDEVMITVIATGYSKVNKLVPDIPIIELHPRKQITSIESTEGLINTYSPDKLDVLSTPSYLRARADINAKLQFPETQDESFSKNFKEASDTEDDVSEKSALLRKMMD encoded by the coding sequence ATGACACAACATCGTCTTGACCACGAAGAAACACGATTGCGAAAATACTCCATCGTAATCGATCGGGAAGAAAGTCCCATAGCTAAAATCCGCGTTGTAGGTATCGGTGGAGGTGGCTGTAATGCTATCGACAGTATGATGCGACGCGGCTTAACTGGAGTAGATTTCATCGCGATAAATACGGATGCTCAGGTTCTTGAACGAAATCCTGCTCCACATAAAATTCAAATTGGAAGAACGATTACAAAAGGACTCGGCGCTGGCGGTGATGTTACCGTTGGACAAAAAGCAATGGAAGAAGACCGAGACAAAGTTGCAGCTGCTCTCGCTAACAGCGATATGGTCTTTGTAACCACTGGTCTTGGCGGTGGAACTGGAACAGGAGGCTCTCCAATTCTTGCATCAATTGCCCGAAGTGCTGGATCTCTAGTAGTAGGAATTGTAACGAAACCTTTCAAATGGGAAGGTGCACCAAGAATGCAAAACGCAGAAAAAGGCTTGTCGGCACTAAAGGATCATGTAGATAGTCTAATCGTTATTCCAAACGAACGACTTTTTGCAATAATAGATAAGAAAACTTCCTGCTTTGATATTTTTGATAAACCGAATGAAGTTCTTTACGATGCAACAAAAGGTATCTCCGATGTAATCATTAAAAAAGGAGTTATCAACGTTGATTTTGCCGACATAAGAACAGCAATGCGTCAAGGTGGAGATACTCTTATGGGATGCGGCAGGGCTAAAGGTGAAAACAAAGCTATTGAAGCTGCAAATCGTGCTATCACTAGTCCACTCTTAGAAGGTTTGGATATTCGTGGTTCAAGAAACGTCTTAGTGAATATTACTGGCTCAGGCAACTTGTCTATGGATGAAGTGCAAGCAGCCATGAAGACGATTACAGAAGCTGTCGGTGAAAATGCATACGTAAAATTCGGTGTTGTTCATGATGAATCATTCAATGATGAAGTTATGATCACCGTAATTGCCACCGGCTACAGCAAAGTAAATAAACTCGTACCAGACATTCCAATCATTGAACTTCATCCAAGAAAGCAGATTACCTCAATTGAATCGACCGAAGGTTTAATTAATACTTATTCTCCTGATAAGTTGGATGTATTAAGCACACCTTCTTACCTGCGAGCTCGTGCTGATATTAATGCAAAACTTCAATTCCCGGAAACTCAAGATGAATCATTCAGTAAGAATTTTAAGGAAGCTTCCGATACAGAAGATGATGTCAGCGAAAAATCAGCACTGCTAAGAAAAATGATGGATTAA